One genomic region from Lineus longissimus chromosome 6, tnLinLong1.2, whole genome shotgun sequence encodes:
- the LOC135489694 gene encoding putative uncharacterized protein ENSP00000383309 has protein sequence MPPRGKTPKRIGRSHMSQLHTPISAARKTPSDRSASKQLEDDANGSPEAFKTPKIPKRSTRVTKTPGWFSPSEDTFKVPSPCQNRRVTRRSTVFNIPEFSSFIPMELSPRRTRRSSVYQKKVEAPKEQMVKSAASRRSSMMPPKVKPPVSTRQRSVYKKKVNERIADNLTDTKIVKPSSRPPRPTKQAQFSPIKTRRQSMLPKAMNTQPVKPVVAPRKKVIEAPGNASKGSVVAQNAVPAKVGSVQRATMSSAAKAKQKSKSPAVVKRASSTTSLKPRTVKRTAESEETVFVKDLVSLSPKISKNSPNATLHKISSDIVLSPRGARTKTASRSATNMDLVRVSVKKTLTQSSVPQGSEERAQTPKTLESMAPNALGNTSDQLQTSTVNIKAPVEKTPRDSLVSNELGTSVVSEMVSQSKSKTSSQTPSRIQLTKTPSTTRKNAAAGADLTEAPSCIRKRRSAEKTPSPCNVAKKAKMDTSVYATPSMESPRVLLRKKVKSQIELLTSDTPEFLTPVGGNHMKAAYRKCTPMRPGMQNSLKLKTVQSSPSFNKKETMGIRPSVTRKTRLATKQMLDRPVIETTVAMIDGGDILKSEEFNKSDGLDFVDVAQIKEPHELDLVKTVEETNQVNSGKCTIL, from the exons ATGCCGCCAAGAGGAAAAACCCCTAAAAGAATTGGGCGTTCACACATGTCACAATTACATACCCCAATATCAGCAGCAAGGAAGACACCATCTGATAGGTCGGCATCCAAGCAATTAGAGGATGATGCCAATGG ATCTCCTGAGGCCTTCAAAACTCCAAAGATCCCTAAAAGATCAACCAGGGTCACCAAAACACCAGGATGGTTCTCGCCTTCTGAGGACACATTCAAAGTGCCTTCACCATGTCAAAACAGACGCGTTACTCGAAG GTCAACAGTGTTCAACATACCAGAGTTTTCCAGCTTCATTCCCATGGAACTTTCACCTCGCCGAACACGTCGGTCTTCTGTCTACCAGAAGAAGGTTGAAGCACCAAAAGAGCAGATGGTGAAATCTGCAGCTAGCCGTCGTTCCTCCATGATGCCACCCAAAGTTAAACCGCCAGTGTCAACTCGACAAAGATCTGTCTATAAGAAGAAGGTTAATGAAAGAATTGCTGATAATCTTACAGACACAAAGATAGTCAAACCTAGCAGCAGACCACCAAGACCCACTAAACAAGCTCAGTTCAGTCCTATAAAGACACGTCGTCAGTCCATGCTGCCCAAAGCCATGAACACTCAACCTGTAAAACCAGTGGTTGCGCCAAGAAAGAAAGTTATTGAGGCGCCAGGTAATGCTTCAAAGGGTTCTGTGGTTGCACAGAATGCTGTGCCTGCTAAGGTTGGTTCTGTTCAAAGAGCTACAATGTCTTCTGCTGCTAAAGCTAAGCAAAAAAGTAAATCTCCAGCTGTCGTGAAGAGAGCTAGTTCCACTACGTCTCTGAAACCTCGCACTGTAAAAAGAACAGCAGAGTCTGAGGAGACTGTATTTGTGAAAGATCTGGTTAGTCTGTCACCTAAAATATCTAAGAACAGTCCAAATGCTACGCTCCACAAAATATCGTCCGATATTGTCTTGTCACCTAGAGGAGCAAGAACAAAAACGGCATCAAGATCTGCCACAAACATGGATTTGGTACGTGTGAGTGTAAAGAAGACATTGACCCAGTCGTCTGTCCCACAAGGTTCTGAGGAGCGAGCTCAAACGCCCAAGACACTCGAGTCCATGGCCCCCAATGCCTTAGGCAACACTTCAGACCAACTCCAAACTTCAACAGTAAACATAAAAGCTCCAGTTGAAAAGACTCCCAGAGATTCGTTGGTCAGTAATGAACTCGGCACTTCCGTAGTTTCGGAAATGGTATCCCAGTCGAAGTCAAAGACATCAAGTCAGACGCCTTCAAGAATCCAGCTGACTAAAACACCATCTACCACAAGAAAGAATGCTGCAGCAGGTGCCGACCTTACTGAGGCACCCTCTTGCATCAGAAAGAGAAGATCAGCAGAGAAGACTCCATCGCCATGTAATGTAGCTAAGAAGGCTAAAATGGATACCTCTGTGTATGCCACACCTAGTATGGAATCCCCACGTGTGCTGTTGAGGAAAAAAGTTAAATCCCAGATTGAGCTATTGACTTCGGACACCCCGGAATTCCTGACGCCAGTTGGTGGCAATCACATGAAGGCAGCATATAGAAAATGTACCCCAATGAGACCAGGCATGCAAAACTCCCTCAAGTTGAAAACGGTGCAGTCCTCTCCGAGTTTTAAcaagaaggaaacaatgggTATCCGTCCGTCTGTGACAAGAAAGACACGCCTTGCCACGAAGCAGATGTTGGATCGGCCTGTCATTGAAACTACGGTTGCTATGATTGACGGCGGAGATATACTCAAATCCGAAGAGTTTAACAAATCGGATGGTTTGGATTTTGTTGATGTCGCGCAGATTAAAGAACCGCATGAACTTGACTTAGTCAAGACTGTTGAGGAAACAAATCAAGTCAATAGTGGTAAATGCACTATTCTCTAG
- the LOC135489143 gene encoding polycomb group RING finger protein 1-like isoform X3, producing the protein MKMSKPFSFSSIENGTNRGLQSLSIRIRDVNPHIVCSLCAGYFIDATTIAECLHTFCKSCIVKYLQTTKNCPQCSTKVHETQPLLNLRPDRVMQDIVYKLVPELYDSEERRIEDFNRARGIAIHKKDEVENGDMAPAVKNICNLPDGHHYYRDELVSMCFDRFSVTAKFNDNLIYRLPCLEKKFVRCSVRTCVSHLQKLLSGRLNIPRTLEIEIVCGEQVVPSDFNIKQVWLMLWQGRPSPLRMFYQVRPNRYIPNNFIKLREQDNSLNAQEWTGEL; encoded by the exons ATGAAAATGAGCAAACCTTTCTCGTTTAGTTCTATCGAGAATGGTACAAATCGCGGTTTG CAGTCTCTCTCCATAAGAATTCGAGATGTCAATCCTCACATTGTCTGCTCACTATGTGCTGGTTATTTCATTGATGCGACAACTATTGCAGAGTGTTTACACACAT TTTGTAAAAGCTGCATAGTGAAGTACCTACAGACTACGAAGAACTGTCCACAATGCAGTACAAAGGTTCATGAGACACAGCCCCTGCTCAACTTACGGCCAGACCGAGTTATGCAAGACATTGTTTATAAACTAGTGCCAGAACTTTATGACA GTGAAGAAAGACGCATTGAAGACTTCAATCGGGCAAGAGGCATTGCAATTCACAAGAAAGATGAGGTGGAAAATGGTGATATGGCTCCAGCTGTCAAAAATATATGCAACTTGCCTGATGGTCATCACTATTATCGTGATGAACTGGTGTCGATGTGCTTTGATCGATTCAG TGTGACTGCCAAATTCAATGATAACCTCATTTATAGATTACCGTGCCTGGAAAAAAAGTTTGTTCGGTGTTCCGTTCGGACCTGTGTCTCCCATCTCCAGAAGTTACTAAGTGGAAGACTAAATATTCCAAGGACATTAGAG ATTGAGATAGTTTGCGGAGAACAAGTTGTGCCTTCAGACTTCAACATCAAGCAAGTCTGGCTCATGTTATGGCAAGGACGG CCTTCACCATTGAGAATGTTCTATCAAGTCCGGCCAAACAGATATATCCCCAATAACTTTATCAAATTGAGAGAACAAGACAATAGCTTAAATGCCCAAGAATGGACAGGTGAACTGTAA
- the LOC135489143 gene encoding polycomb group RING finger protein 1-like isoform X1, translating into MQVMDREQSLSIRIRDVNPHIVCSLCAGYFIDATTIAECLHTFCKSCIVKYLQTTKNCPQCSTKVHETQPLLNLRPDRVMQDIVYKLVPELYDSEERRIEDFNRARGIAIHKKDEVENGDMAPAVKNICNLPDGHHYYRDELVSMCFDRFSVTAKFNDNLIYRLPCLEKKFVRCSVRTCVSHLQKLLSGRLNIPRTLEIEIVCGEQVVPSDFNIKQVWLMLWQGRPSPLRMFYQVRPNRYIPNNFIKLREQDNSLNAQEWTGEL; encoded by the exons ATGCAAGTCATGGATAGAGAG CAGTCTCTCTCCATAAGAATTCGAGATGTCAATCCTCACATTGTCTGCTCACTATGTGCTGGTTATTTCATTGATGCGACAACTATTGCAGAGTGTTTACACACAT TTTGTAAAAGCTGCATAGTGAAGTACCTACAGACTACGAAGAACTGTCCACAATGCAGTACAAAGGTTCATGAGACACAGCCCCTGCTCAACTTACGGCCAGACCGAGTTATGCAAGACATTGTTTATAAACTAGTGCCAGAACTTTATGACA GTGAAGAAAGACGCATTGAAGACTTCAATCGGGCAAGAGGCATTGCAATTCACAAGAAAGATGAGGTGGAAAATGGTGATATGGCTCCAGCTGTCAAAAATATATGCAACTTGCCTGATGGTCATCACTATTATCGTGATGAACTGGTGTCGATGTGCTTTGATCGATTCAG TGTGACTGCCAAATTCAATGATAACCTCATTTATAGATTACCGTGCCTGGAAAAAAAGTTTGTTCGGTGTTCCGTTCGGACCTGTGTCTCCCATCTCCAGAAGTTACTAAGTGGAAGACTAAATATTCCAAGGACATTAGAG ATTGAGATAGTTTGCGGAGAACAAGTTGTGCCTTCAGACTTCAACATCAAGCAAGTCTGGCTCATGTTATGGCAAGGACGG CCTTCACCATTGAGAATGTTCTATCAAGTCCGGCCAAACAGATATATCCCCAATAACTTTATCAAATTGAGAGAACAAGACAATAGCTTAAATGCCCAAGAATGGACAGGTGAACTGTAA
- the LOC135489143 gene encoding polycomb group RING finger protein 1-like isoform X2 translates to MQVMDRESLSIRIRDVNPHIVCSLCAGYFIDATTIAECLHTFCKSCIVKYLQTTKNCPQCSTKVHETQPLLNLRPDRVMQDIVYKLVPELYDSEERRIEDFNRARGIAIHKKDEVENGDMAPAVKNICNLPDGHHYYRDELVSMCFDRFSVTAKFNDNLIYRLPCLEKKFVRCSVRTCVSHLQKLLSGRLNIPRTLEIEIVCGEQVVPSDFNIKQVWLMLWQGRPSPLRMFYQVRPNRYIPNNFIKLREQDNSLNAQEWTGEL, encoded by the exons ATGCAAGTCATGGATAGAGAG TCTCTCTCCATAAGAATTCGAGATGTCAATCCTCACATTGTCTGCTCACTATGTGCTGGTTATTTCATTGATGCGACAACTATTGCAGAGTGTTTACACACAT TTTGTAAAAGCTGCATAGTGAAGTACCTACAGACTACGAAGAACTGTCCACAATGCAGTACAAAGGTTCATGAGACACAGCCCCTGCTCAACTTACGGCCAGACCGAGTTATGCAAGACATTGTTTATAAACTAGTGCCAGAACTTTATGACA GTGAAGAAAGACGCATTGAAGACTTCAATCGGGCAAGAGGCATTGCAATTCACAAGAAAGATGAGGTGGAAAATGGTGATATGGCTCCAGCTGTCAAAAATATATGCAACTTGCCTGATGGTCATCACTATTATCGTGATGAACTGGTGTCGATGTGCTTTGATCGATTCAG TGTGACTGCCAAATTCAATGATAACCTCATTTATAGATTACCGTGCCTGGAAAAAAAGTTTGTTCGGTGTTCCGTTCGGACCTGTGTCTCCCATCTCCAGAAGTTACTAAGTGGAAGACTAAATATTCCAAGGACATTAGAG ATTGAGATAGTTTGCGGAGAACAAGTTGTGCCTTCAGACTTCAACATCAAGCAAGTCTGGCTCATGTTATGGCAAGGACGG CCTTCACCATTGAGAATGTTCTATCAAGTCCGGCCAAACAGATATATCCCCAATAACTTTATCAAATTGAGAGAACAAGACAATAGCTTAAATGCCCAAGAATGGACAGGTGAACTGTAA
- the LOC135489142 gene encoding WD repeat-containing protein 1-like: MPFELDRCFAPLPKTKRGRSVVITKDPQHKILLYTYSSQVIIRNAENPQDCDLYRRHTKDASVAKYSPSGYYIASGDASGKVQIWDTVNKDHKMKAEYQALGGTIKDIAWTEDSKRLVIVGEGRGKYGTAIFCDTGTTSGEIIGHSKSINSCDIKQSRPYQVVTGSEDNVAGFHEGPPCKFKCTLKDHTNFVNCVRYSPDGSVFITSSSDGKAFVYDGKTAENIGKLDGGDGKAHKGGIYALAFKPDGTKVATASGDKTVRIWDVASRDLLSTTTIGSAIEDMQLGAIWMDEHYLVTISLAGYLNYINPECPDAPSRIIKGHNSGIYALAPTEDGKTLFTADGSGRIVYWDMETSTSEVMEGDGHSNQVFDMALDGDSLVTVGIDDLVFFSSVSEKKYGNSVKLDSQPQGVATGPNGIVVVACLKEVVLFKNGEVAIKHAVPYAASCAAVSPSGNTVAIGGDDKKTHIYTVEGSKLVENQIVLEHRGDVTAVAFSPDGQYFVATDAGRKTTLYSTADFSILQSDMWAKHTAKINCVAFSPDSQSVVSGSLDTNLVFYDVNKGIEGMYIKKGAHAPNGVSCVGWLDNNTCVSAGINACINIWKRT, from the exons ATGCCTTTTGAATTAG ACAGGTGTTTTGCACCACTTCCAAAGACTAAGCGAGGACGCTCTGTGGTGATTACCAAAGATCCTCAACATAAGATCTTACTCTACACCTACTCCTCTCAAGTGATCATCAGAAATGCTGAG AACCCTCAAGACTGTGACCTGTACCGGCGGCATACCAAGGATGCCTCTGTTGCTAAATATTCCCCAAGTGGATACTACATTGCATCTGGAG ATGCGAGTGGTAAGGTCCAAATTTGGGACACGGTCAACAAAGACCACAAAATGAAAGCTGAATACCAGGCTTTGGGTGGAACGATCAAGGATATAGCATGGACCGAGGATAGCAAACGCCTGGTTATTGTTGGCGAAGGACGAGGAAA ATATGGGACGGCCATATTTTGTGACACTGGTACAACCAGTGGAGAAATCATTGGGCACAGCAAGAGCATCAATTCGTGTGACATCAAACAAAGCCGTCCGTATCAAGTGGTCACAGGTTCTGAAGACAATGTGGCAGGGTTCCACGAGGGGCCGCCATGCAAATTCAAGTGTACACTGAAG GACCATACCAATTTTGTCAACTGTGTTCGTTACTCACCTGACGGTAGTGTTTTCATAACTTCCAGCTCAGACGGAAAG GCTTTTGTTTATGATGGAAAAACGGCAGAAAACATAGGCAAGTTAGACGGTGGAGATGGCAAGGCTCACAAAGGTGGGATTTATGCT CTTGCTTTCAAACCTGATGGCACGAAGGTGGCCACGGCATCTGGGGACAAGACAGTCAGAATCTGGGATGTAGCTTCCCGAGACCTTCTCAG CACCACTACGATTGGCTCGGCAATTGAGGACATGCAACTTGGTGCTATTTGGATGGATGAACACTACTTAGTGACTATATCACTGGCAGGCTACCTCAACTACATCAACCCAGAATGTCCTGATGCTCCATCTAGGATTATCAAG GGTCACAATTCAGGCATCTACGCATTAGCACCAACTGAAGATGGAAAGACTCTCTTCACAGCTGATGGCTCTGGTCGAATTG TTTATTGGGATATGGAAACGAGTACTAGCGAAGTAATGGAAGGCGATGGTCACTCGAACCAAGTATTTGATATGGCACTCGATGGGGATTCCTTAGTTACTGTGGGTATTGATGATCTTGTGTTCTTCTCATCAGTTTCGGAGAAAAAATACGG caATTCTGTTAAACTCGATTCTCAACCACAGGGTGTTGCTACAGGTCCCAATGGAATTGTGGTAGTCGCTTGCCTCAAAGAG GTTGTGTTGTTCAAGAATGGCGAGGTTGCGATAAAGCACGCGGTGCCATATGCTGCATCTTGTGCCGCAGTCAGTCCTTCAGGGAATACAGTGGCAATTGGGGGAGAT GACAAGAAGACGCACATCTACACTGTAGAGGGTAGCAAGCTGGTGGAGAATCAGATTGTCTTAGAACACCGCGGTGATGTGACAGCTGTTGCGTTTTCACCCGATGGACAATACTTCGTGGCCACAGATGCTGGGAGGAAGACCACACTTTACAGCACGGCTGATTTCAGT ATTCTCCAAAGTGATATGTGGGCCAAGCACACAGCTAAGATCAATTGTGTAGCCTTCAGCCCAGATAGTCAGAGTGTGGTGTCCGGTTCCCTGGATACCAACCTCGTCTTCTATGATGTCAACAAAGGCATTGAAGGGATGTATATTAAAAAAG GTGCCCACGCCCCAAATGGCGTCAGCTGTGTGGGGTGGCTCGACAACAATACCTGTGTTTCAGCTGGTATTAATGCATGCATCAATATTTGGAAGAGAACATGA
- the LOC135489713 gene encoding uncharacterized protein LOC135489713, with the protein MTLRAALRAKVIKMSQSTLTNGLALFAGALLLMGQSAAAAFTIPDSVGLGTIYRQGTCTGATQISSTAGTTLKQCSDACSGVSNCVAFMWHETGTCSLMSDSCATVSTADAQSHFFDMLPFDFFHRPASDCPGGDLAYLPGKTLSNCLSWCTTRSFCVSANWHAGGICYPKSMTCANANLGNIANNFFDKTGSFDIVRGYTYSAGDCLGTNLLQLPRRTIKLCAWECTSRANCRSYVWTKWTGDCQLKSDVCTAAAAADKHMYVRIMTPFGWYPSDNTPPEFLYHLSTEAELPSTFSLVGKTKKDFTFESDLMCAHRCSNVVCALFKVTAATCSIYV; encoded by the exons ATGACATTAAGAGCCGCGTTGAGGGCGAAAGTGATAAAAATGAGCCAATCTACCTTGACGAACGGTTTAGCACTTTTTGCGGGGGCCCTCCTTCTGATGGGGCAGTCGG CTGCCGCTGCGTTTACCATTCCAG ATTCCGTTGGACTCGGCACAATCTACCGCCAAGGAACATGCACAGGGGCAACCCAGATAAGCAGCACGGCAGGCACGACCCTGAAACAATGCTCCGATGCGTGCTCTGGGGTGAGCAACTGCGTGGCGTTTATGTGGCACGAGACGGGGACATGCAGCTTGATGTCGGACTCGTGCGCGACAGTTTCCACGGCGGATGCACAAAGCCACTTCTTCGATATGCTTCCATTTG ACTTTTTTCACAGGCCCGCATCGGATTGCCCCGGTGGCGACTTGGCTTACCTACCGGGCAAGACCCTGTCGAACTGCCTTTCCTGGTGCACGACAAGGTCGTTCTGTGTGTCAGCTAATTGGCATGCAGGAGGTATTTGCTATCCGAAATCTATGACATGCGCCAACGCTAATTTGGGCAATATAGCAAATAACTTCTTTGACAAGACTGGTAGCTTTG ACATTGTCCGCGGCTACACATACTCAGCTGGTGACTGCCTTGGTACCAACCTCCTGCAGCTTCCCCGGCGGACCATCAAGCTGTGCGCATGGGAATGCACCAGTCGGGCGAACTGTCGCTCGTACGTGTGGACAAAGTGGACAGGCGATTGTCAGCTGAAGTCTGACGTTTgcactgctgctgctgccgctGATAAGCATATGTATGTTAGGATCATGACGC CCTTTGGTTGGTACCCGTCTGACAACACACCACCGGAATTCCTCTACCACTTGTCTACGGAAGCCGAACTCCCGTCAACATTCTCCCTAGTCGGCAAGACCAAGAAGGATTTCACTTTCGAGTCGGATTTGATGTGCGCTCATCGGTGTTCAAATGTCGTCTGTGCCCTCTTCAAGGTCACTGCGGCCACGTGTTCTATTTACGTTTAA
- the LOC135489712 gene encoding toll-like receptor 4, which produces MSFILCFHEGYKSQLRNHGTHETAISENSTGIVFAMWLSEPRKCILIAMIVFCHVYMQAHVCTAAERTGNFDAALPVGCKDTTAGKTSSICCTQTSFDKIISAIKMYGENLVSLNIDQCQPQVNRSLTPETFAKNNNLASLRISECKIVNIEPGTFQGLTKLCNLTLTNNEITKIVTGTFRGLHLLLELNLDSAQEKVLTIENGSFSDLRNLKTLSMGQPQGTLVASPYLLHGLTSLENLDLSGFSVTHTEIPIGLNTSVLFKDQETSLQQLILGETDISNEQLPFFKNLKALKQLTLINNHIAYIIKESLPTLQNGGYLGLSDNNIMYIESSALSMYTEVNNITITLAGNPFYCNCDLLGFSRWLRKVNSSGIVLDMDSIICGGPVAGFGQRVVDYDAYWWQCSQYVPLIALLFIIALAMIMAIVALIVYCNWVNIKYWWLERRVSSGEEGSQVNDEQHALLRVDADTQISGKTGAYIIYNMEEQHIMQWANQHLEEMLQNHKMKISLQWPAGPRFIPLWKQIKDHGFDVKHYLVIVTDDFIENQWPEIREKSELKNIRKFVLVLMGKKRSDLPKSLVRLGAPCFEWPETKPFLSTLKRERELFWKRVRIALKGNV; this is translated from the exons ATGAGTTTCATACTGTGCTTTCACGAGGGATATAAATCTCAATTGCGCAATCACGGAACTCATGAAACGGCCATCTCTGAGAATAGTACTGGTATCGTATTCGCTATGTGG CTAAGCGAACcaagaaaatgtattttgatcGCCATGATCGTCTTCTGCCATGTCTACATGCAAGCCCATGTTTGCACTGCCGCGGAAAGAACTGGGAACTTCGATGCCGCCCTACCAGTTGGCTGCAAAGATACCACGGCGGGTAAAACTAGCTCAATCTGCTGTACACAGACGTCATTTGATAAAATCATATCAGCCATCAAAATGTATGGTGAAAACCTAGTGAGTTTAAATATTGATCAATGTCAACCTCAAGTCAATCGGTCTCTCACCCCAGAAACATTTGCCAAAAACAACAACCTAGCGAGCTTACGAATATCTGAGTGTAAAATCGTCAACATAGAACCGGGTACATTCCAAGGGCTCACCAAACTGTGCAATTTGACCTTAACGAACAACGAAATCACAAAGATAGTTACTGGAACCTTTAGAGGACTCCACCTCCTTTTGGAACTCAACTTGGACTCAGCACAGGAGAAAGTTCTTACCATTGAAAATGGATCGTTTAGTGATCTTCGAAATTTGAAAACATTATCAATGGGCCAGCCTCAAGGAACTTTAGTGGCGTCTCCGTACCTCCTTCATGGGTTGACAAGTCTAGAAAATCTCGACCTATCGGGTTTCAGCGTTACTCACACAGAGATACCAATCGGGCTTAATACTTCTGTTTTATTCAAAGACCAAGAGACCTCGCTGCAACAACTGATCCTCGGAGAAACTGATATTAGCAATGAACAGTTgcccttttttaaaaatctgaaaGCGCTTAAACAACTTACTCTAATAAATAACCATATCGCATATATCATTAAAGAATCACTACCAACGCTTCAAAATGGTGGATACCTGGGTCTTTCCGACAACAATATAATGTACATTGAATCTAGTGCATTGTCAATGTACACCGAAGTGAATAACATAACAATTACACTCGCCGGTAACCCGTTTTACTGCAATTGCGACCTTTTAGGGTTTTCAAGATGGCTTCGTAAGGTCAATTCAAGTGGCATCGTCTTGGATATGGATTCGATAATCTGCGGTGGTCCTGTTGCTGGTTTCGGGCAAAGGGTGGTTGACTATGATGCGTATTGGTGGCAATGCAGCCAGTATGTACCTCTCATTGCTCTGCTGTTCATAATCGCCCTGGCCATGATCATGGCCATCGTTGCTTTGATTGTATACTGCAACTGGGTCAATATAAAATACTGGTGGTTGGAAAGAAGGGTAAGCAGCGGGGAAGAAGGTTCACAAGTAAATGACGAGCAACACGCCCTGCTTAGGGTAGATGCAGATACCCAGATCTCGGGAAAAACCGGTGCCTACATCATCTATAACATGGAGGAACAGCATATAATGCAATGGGCAAACCAGCACTTGGAGGAAATGCTGCAGAACCACAAAATGAAGATCAGCCTGCAGTGGCCGGCGGGTCCCCGGTTTATCCCGTTGTGGAAACAGATTAAGGACCATGGGTTCGATGTCAAGCATTACTTAGTCATTGTGACTGACGACTTCATCGAGAACCAGTGGCCGGAAATACGTGAGAAAAGCGAATTGAAGAACATCAGAAAATTCGTGCTCGTTCTGATGGGTAAGAAAcgaagtgacttgcccaagtcTTTGGTGAGATTGGGCGCGCCCTGCTTCGAATGGCCTGAGACCAAACCATTTCTGTCCACTTTGAAACGTGAAAGGGAGCTGTTTTGGAAGCGCGTGAGGATTGCTTTGAAAGGAAATGTGTAA